The following nucleotide sequence is from Coffea eugenioides isolate CCC68of chromosome 3, Ceug_1.0, whole genome shotgun sequence.
ACAACAGATGACTCTCAACAACATGAACAGAGTAGTACTTCACATTTCTGCATTTCCTGCATGGACATCTAATCTTTGGTTTATCACCTTTGTGCTGTTTTGCCATTGTCAAAAATTTCTCTAGTCCATTCCTATATTCATCACACCATCTATCAGCCAGGAACATCCAACCCTTATCCATTTTTCCTCCTGTCATATGAACTACATGCTATACCAAGGTGCAAGTTTAGATGACAAGCCTTCCCAGAGGAATTGTGTTGGAAAAATAGCACTGAAATTCAAAAAGATGATAATTATAAAGAACTAGTTAAATAAAGCATAATATGTCCATAAAAAACAAAAGCATATGCATTCACAATATCACAAGTTAGATCCAAATAATGGCAGTTTCACTTCAAATAGAAATCAAACTTGAGGACTGTAATGCACTTACCATGAAGGACCGCTCAAGAAGATTAATAAAATGCTAGAACTTGAACTCTTTATGCTTCCTGCATCCAATGTCCCTAGTCATTGAATAAAATGTTGATTAACAATAATTGTACTGAGCCTTGAGAGCATTGGAATGGGTCCCTTTATtacttttagaaaaaaaattaaaccagTTATATATTTGTGACATTTTGGGAACAAAGCCAACGTAAATCTctcaaagaattgaaaaaaaaaactctcaaaGAATAATCTAGACATCTTATCATAAACAAAATGAAACTACTTTCCTATTAACTGTGCAAAAACCAATACAAACCGACAGAGATGTCTTTATTCACATGCAAGATGTATGAAAAAAAAGTGCATATGGTACGGTGAGTTGCTAGCTATGGACCCAAGATGATGGCAAATTATGAATGATGGAAAGTCATTATTATTGGTGTTTGGATTTTGGGGCTTTGGATTGTGAGAAGAAGCTACGTCTGCAACTAGTCATGGAAACCTACCGACAGAAACACAAGCTGTAAAAACTAGAGAGTTCCAAAGAAGTTGTTGGAAACACGGCTAGAAACAGAGGAAAAACAGAGCAATGATATCACTTCAAGAAAGCAGTTCATGACCAATCGTCTTCTTTCCAGAAAACAATTCGTCATTCATGTTCTACATCCTGGAAGGCCTAATGTTTCCAAGGCTGAGTTGAAGGAGAAATTGGCTAGGATGTATGATGTCAAGGACCCAAATGCCATCTTTGTTTTCAAGTCCGGGAAGCATTTTGGAGGTGGCAAATCAACTGGGTTTGGATAGTATATTAAGTACGAAAAAAATGGCTCCTCATCATCAAATATCCGAAGGAACAACGTTAATCTTTCTAATGATGCTTGCTCTTTGTGCATTTCCCACGAGTTTGAACGCACGAGTTCTGTTGCAGAAGAAGGATGGTGAAATTGACAGCACAACTACGTTTCAGAAAATGGGCTTTGATCTCTCGGCTTTACCTGGTTAGATCTATCCAAACGCAGTTGATCGAGTAATAGATCTATCCAACTAAGAAGCATTTCAGAAAAGATACTGGGAAGCATTTTGATCGAGTATGAAAAAGCATACCTGGTTAGAGACTGTTGCAGAGAGAATTGATAGATactaagaaggaaaaagaaggaaattttggaagtGGAGGCTTTTATCTCTGCGGCAGacaatttttatattcttggTTTTTTAGTTTTAAATCCTATTAAGATCTTGTTTGATGGTAATTTTTGGTTTTGGCAAGAAAAACACCACATCCTCTCCGTTGCTTAAACAAGTAGACGACCACATCCTCCCAAAAGAGGGTACACCAGCTGCAATTCCATCATTTCTCACCAATAACATAAAAACTTTGGCCCACTACAATTAGTATTTGGAGGGAAGCTTTCCCGCGTTGCTTTTGGCGAGGCTACTAGGCAAGAAAAGTGATAGCCCTCGCTAGGTGTAGGCTGGCTCCAATTTTTGGTGAggctttgttttttttcttgctaTAAGCCTCTTAATAGCGTCAAACCTCCTATTTCATGCTAAAATTGTTGTCGCTAATGCCCTTTCTTGTTGTAGTGTTAATATACTGAGCAGGTTCTTAATATACAAAGAACAATTCGTACTAAAATCTCATAATTAATTCACAGCAAGTCATCCTTCCTGCACTGAACAAGACCCCTGAAGCGAAAATCACAAACCCCTTGGATTTGGGTTGTgagttttcttcaatttttcttaGAGATCTTTCTGGTGGAGATCTTGTTGAACAATTTGCCCACTGAAGATATTTGCTCACtattaatccatttagatctactttagatcttttttttttcaagacaTTTTGGATTACAGATGAAGACTATATGATGAAGAAGAGGAGATAGGAAATCTGACGAAGAAAAAGAACAGAAGGTGCGGCGTGTgatggagagaaagagagggtaGGTCCGTCATAAATGTTGTCTGAGGGAATATGTtgagggttttgtccaaaacttCCCAATTTGCTCGGGAATGGGATAACTCCgattttttagaaatgattcCAAAATTTGCATTCCAATAGACTTAACCCAAGCAACTAATAAGGGATTCATTCCTTTCTGTGATTCCCAAACTCTTTAACCAAGTAGCCTAGAACTTTTTGCCACCTCTAATAACAATGCACAATAGAAACTTTATTAATATTTCTTTCAAGTGTAAGTAGGGTTACACTCCATTCCCTGAATCACTCAATTTATTCCTTCCTTTAGAAACTTTATTAATATCTTAAACAACAATaaagtatatacactgtcagtgtatataagatttactcttatagtaattatattaagaaaattaagaagTAATAAGTGAGGTTGGGCTAAATTCGAATAAGACTCACAATCCAAGTATTATGTGAGTTGAGTATGAGTTTCACATTTATTAATCCGAAACTTGTAGATCGAAATCCGAAAATgttaaaaattaaatgaattgAGTTTGAACTTATGCCGGCCCGGCTCATTAGACTCGATTCATAGGCCTAGTTGAAAACTGTGTTTTCACGTATAAACCAACGAAAGATTAGCTAAGTTTAGACGACAAAAATGAATCCATGCTTGATCCAAGGAACAAGATCTATAAACAGTGCTCTTAGGTGGCTCTGCTTTAGCAATAGATACCTAAAAAAAATGAGGACTGCATGGCCAGCATTAGTACTAGTAACAGCTATGACAGCCCTGGCCTTTTGTGATGATTCTTTCCAAGTAGATCTGTGGCTTTTTGTAGGCCAATGAGTAGTATAAAATAGACTGTATTACCTTGACTATAGGAAAATGGAAACAAATTCTTGATTGATTTTCCCTGCCAATAGGAGTAGTCATAATAACGGACTTCTGAATCCTTAAATGGAataggatttttcttttttatatatgGTATGCCACAAGaatgaaaaaggaagaaagaaagctaCTTCTTTTAACCCAAATAAAATATCTCATTTACAATAATAAGTTTTTCATCTATCAATGAGTGCATCCTGATTAAAAAAGCCCTGATAATGAAGTTGAAGTCACTCATTTGATTATTAATAACAGGAAAATATACTCATTAATGACTTGAGAATAGATATCTTCAACACAAAACAAGAGCAGCCTCCATTGTGATGCAATTTTTGAAGAGAGCTACTTGAGATACTTAACCAACCAACCCAACAAATCCTGATGAGCCTCTTCTGCTGCCTTCACCTCTTTTTCATCTTCATCCTTGTACCTCACAGACCATCCATGAGCAACCCCAGGAAATATCTTCACGAAACCATCAACCTGCAAGAAAATCTCTGTCAACGTCCTCCTCATTTGTCAACTTTGATAAATCTCAAAACTTTTGATTAACTCTGATTTGGACAACTTGAAATTTAATTGCAAGAGTAGCAAAGGATGCTAAACTAAGCATTTCAGCTCAGTCTCTAATGGGCTTAGGCCTTTCAATGTACGGGGAAAATTCCATTATGGAACTATTCAAACAGTCAGAAAAAGAGCAAATATGGAAGAACTATAGGATGTGACAACTAAACAGATAGCTTATAGACAGGCGCCAGATTTAAATGGATAAAAAGTATCTTAAGTTTCTTACCTCAGGCTTAGCATCTAAGGCCTGGCCAAATTTTCTCAGTAGCTCTGGTGGCCCTGTGTGGTCTGTCTCAGCACCCAATATTGACATTGGAACTTTGACCCCTAAAATATACCACAAAAAAGTTTCGTTTATTGCATTCATAAAACTGAAGCCAGAAGAGCCAGCAAACCTCCCAAATCTAAAATCCAGTATAATTTACTAGGAGTTCCAAACTATAAGCTGGAGATAATCAAGTCAAGCTACAGCAATCACAGGTATGCAAAAAGGAGAACTAGTTTAAAGCGACTCAAAATAATGGCATGCATTACCAAAATGCCAGAGAATATAGAACTATACATTTCAAATTAGGTAAAGATGAATATGTCTTGAATAAATGCCCCAGTTTTTGATAACCAtatataaattgaaaaaaaaagaagaagaaaaagattaagAACAGATCTATACCCTGAATATCTTCTAAAGTGACGAGAGCAGGGTGTAAAATCACTGCAGCTTGGATACAGGCATATGTTGCCAGTTCCACAACAACTTTTGCTGAAAATGTAAGAATTGGTGTTAGTAAACTAAAGAAAACCAAATTACAATCTTTCCTAGGAACGGAGAAGCAGACTGGACACTTGGAAACATTAAACTAGCAACTGTTGTCACTTGTCCAGAAAAAGATCTTACCTCCCCAGCAAAAGCCTACAGCTCCAACTTTAGTGATGCCTTTGCCTTTTAGAGCTTCAATGACTGACTTTGCATGCTCGAAGCCTTGATCCTTTGCAAAAAAGAAGTTTTCTAGATAAATATTTCCAATCTAGGACTCAGAACAAGCTTAGTAGAGTTTTAATATTTGAACAGACACACTCCTCCCACCTTTACTCATGGAAGGTGGCACCCAAGATTTAGAATGGACTATAATAAGTGCCAAACCAGTAAGTATTATTCTAGCAGATTCAGGAGGTAATCTAAAAGTGCAAGGAAGATTACTACCAACTTAATATCGACCAGAAGGAtatggaaaagaagaaaagagaagaaaactaACCAGAGAAGTGGATCAAAATCTGATGGAGTTTGAATTATCAATGTATGGTGTAGAATAAACATTTTTGCATTCATTGAGTAGTCTTTTTGAGAAGCGGTATTACCAGAGAAGCATTTCAGTCCACTCTGTTCTTTACTGGCACAAGTCTGCCATTCTAAATACATACTAAGATACTAAACTGAATCCTAGATTCAAGACATAAACCTCAGATCTTCATTCAGCTTTGTTGTCTGGGAATTTAACTCAGTCAAACATCATTCGGTCTATAATAGCCAACTAAAGATAGGTATAAAATGCCCAAATCAAGAAAACTAGATTGATGTGCATGAAAACTCCTGACGCAAAAGaggtttcttgtttttcttttaattgtcaACTTTGATGAATGAAATGCACAAACAAGAGCTGGACACTAATCATAAAAGTAAATTTAAACCTCATGGAATTCTAAATTATCAATGTATGACGTATGAACCACAAGTTGCACTCATACACTAGTACATTTATGTAAAGGTATTACCTTCAGTTTAACTCCATTCTTTACGGGCACAAATCTGCCATTCAAAAGTCATACTGATTGACTTAAGTGAATGTTGATGTTCAAGATATTAACCTCTGACCTTCATTCACACTAGTTATCTAAATTATTGAACATTGCCATATGTTCTTCAGTCTAAAATAGCCAAGATAAGTGTAAGAACCCCCAAATCAAAACAACAAAAGTGTAATGTAGATAATATTTCCTGTGCAGAAGACTTGTGACAAATCCAACTCTCATGAATGAAATGTTCCAACCATAACTGGGCTATCCCAGATGAATGCAATGTAGAAAATATAGCAAAAGGAAAGTCATGAGCTATACTTTAGCTTTTAAGAGTGCCAATGGCAAAATAGCTTTGACTGGTTCAATATTTGATCCCACAAATCAGAATAAAAAGACAAACCCGCCGTTCAGGAAGCACCAGCATGAAGTCTGAGatctaaaataattaatttatgtAAAATCTTGGCATGGTTCAAActggagagaaaaacagaactCCTGATATGGTAAAAGGAAATTATAGCATCCAATGCAGAGATTAATCACTGTAGTCACCTCCAGCTATCGAATTCAGCAAAAAAACAGTGATTAGGCTGTTATTAAGAAGAAGGCTTACAGGTCCATGTTTCTTCAGCCAAGCATCAATATCAGTCCCCTCTAACACTAGTACAGGATCTCcgaaaaaaaaatctggaacTACAACAAAAAATCCAGCCCCTGCAACTTTGTCTGCAAGCTTCCTTCACAGTTGAAAATATAATACAATAGTTTAGAAATCACATATTACTACATATTACTTTTTACTGCATAGGATTACTCTATATACAGGACTGCAGCTCAGTGGCTCTAGTTGATAAGCGACAGCTTAGCAGCATGTACATAAACTACATTAGAACTGTATGATGCCAAAAGAAGTAGAACAACAAAAATGCTGCTGGTATGTTTATCTTTAAGCCAGGAACTTCAGATGCTGTTTATCCTCTTATAGACACAGAAAATGGCGTCCCAGCTTCACCTTTTTTCTTAATAATGGAGGAAACAAGATGGAAAACATATATGAGCATGACTCTTAAAGTCAGATTATGGTGTTAGACACAAAGCTTGTTGCTTTTCATTTGTCATGTGCTAATGGAAGCCCAGCCTATCAAGGAAAAGGGCACAgcaaagaaatttaataaactCACTCCAACCCCCCCAGTTTCCACCCaggacaagaagaagaaaaacaaaaactagaAGAATCCTAAAGGGAAGAGGTTCTTAAATCTCATACCTCAACTTTGGAGCTTCATATCCTGTACAAAATGAACCATGTATTAAAAATTTGCCTTGCTCTGGAGGTTATGATTTCAAGGTCACAATAGAGAAGCCAAAATTTTTCAGCTCTGATGCCAGGGGAACAGGATGCAGAGATAATGCGCATATAATACATATTCAAAATTCTGGATCCAAGATAACTACATGAGTACCTTTAACAATAAAGTGCCTAGTAAAAGTAGCTTCCACTACAAAAAAAGGAAGGTAAAAAGACAAGAAATCATATAACTCCGGGGGAGGGTACTTTGTTCTGCAATTTCTTGACCCTTGCTAATAATCAGTATGTAAAAACAAGATATGATGATTGACAAAACAGTAAGATATT
It contains:
- the LOC113764777 gene encoding endo-1,3;1,4-beta-D-glucanase-like, which translates into the protein MSGPQCCENAPTLSSGSGAGHVEELGGLQSYVTGSADSEIAVLLVSDVFGYEAPKLRKLADKVAGAGFFVVVPDFFFGDPVLVLEGTDIDAWLKKHGPDQGFEHAKSVIEALKGKGITKVGAVGFCWGAKVVVELATYACIQAAVILHPALVTLEDIQGVKVPMSILGAETDHTGPPELLRKFGQALDAKPEVDGFVKIFPGVAHGWSVRYKDEDEKEVKAAEEAHQDLLGWLVKYLK